The Paraconexibacter algicola genome includes the window CGCGGCCGTTCTGGCTGGAGCGCAGCGTGACGATGCCGCCGGTCTCCTCGATCCACAGCTCGCCCGGCACGGTCGCGAGCACGGCGTCGGTGCCGGTCGTCGTGTCGTAGGTGACGTCGCCGTAGTTGTGCAGGCCCCAGAGCTGCGGCGGGGTCGGGCTGGCGTCGAGGAACCGCTGCAGCCAGCGGACGTAGCCGCCGGAGTCCAGGACGTCCCCGGCGACGATCGTGCAGCTCGGGCAGACCGAGCGCAGCTCCTCGTGGTAGCCGGCGACGGTCTCGGGGCTGCTCGCGACCGGCTGGCTGCGGTGGTTGGCCTCGTTCCAGGTCGTGAACGTCGTGACCTGCGGGAAGCGGGAGCGGAACGCGGTGACGGCGGCGCGGTAGCGGCTGCGGGACGGCGCGCTGCAGGGCGCGGACGGGCAGCGCTCGCTGCGCAGGTGCTGGAACGCCACGTGCGGGGTCATGCCCGCGGCGGCGGTCGCGTCGAGCCAGGCCTGCACGCGGGCGGGCTCGGAGGTCGCGGCGTCCCAGGGGACGATCAGCCGCGCCTGGCGCAGGCCGAGCGCGGTGAGGCGCGGGTCCTTCCAGCTGTCGACCTGCTGGTCGGACAGGCCGAAGGTCAGCGCGGCCGCCGGGGTGGCCGGCAGGAGCGTGAGCGCGAGGAGCAGCGCGAGCAGCGCGGGGCGCCTCACGGCGTCTCCTCGGTGGCGGGGTCGGCGGTCGCCGACGCGTCGTCCCCGTCGGCGTCGGCGTCGGCGTCCGCGGCGGGCTGCGTGGGCGCGGTCGCGGGTGCCGCGTCGGTGGTCGTCGTGGCCGGGGCGGTGTCGGTCCCGGCGGTCGCCTCGGTGGTGGTCGCGGCGGGCCGGCGGCCGGCGCCGGGGCCACGGGCGGGCCGCTGACCGGCCGGCCGCGCCGCACCGGTCGGGGACGTGGGGCGCTCGTCGTCGGCGGTCGCGTCCGGGGTCGGGGTCGTCGTGTCGTCGCCGCGGCGGGCGCCGTCCCGGCGGGCGGACGGACCGCTCCAGCCCGGCCCGGCGACGTGCGCGCCGTCCGACTCCGCGTCGGCGCCCAGCGGTGCGTCGCCCGACCAGGCGTCGCGGTCGCGGCGGCTGCCGGCCGGGCGGTCCTGCGCCGTCCCCCGGCCGTCGGGGTCCGCCTCCGGCCGCGGCGTGGCGTCACGGTCGCGCGTCGGCGCCGCGGTCCCCGTGGCGGCCACCGGCGCGAGCGTGCGCGGCGCGGCCGTCGTGCGCAGTGCGGTCCGCACCGGCGTCGCGGTGGCCGGACGGGCGACGGCCGCGGTCGCGCCGTCGGCCGGCGACGCGGGCGCACCGGACGTCGCGGCGCGGGTCTCGGCGGGGCTCGGGGCGGCGCGGCGCTCGACCTCGTGGACGGCGACCGGCGTGGCGCCGGCGGCGACCGCGGCGAGCGCGGCGACCGCCTTGCCGTTGAGCGCCAGACCACCGCCGAAGGAGGTGCCGACCGCACCCGCGGTCCCGGAGGCGCCCACGCCCAGCGCCCCGGAGAGCCAGCCCCACAGCGAGCCGCCGGCGAGCCCGGCGGCACCGGGCAGCACCGACAGCCGCTGACGGCGCGTGTCCAGAGCGGTGGACCAGTCGCGGCAGCACGCGCAGCCGCGCAGGTGCCCGCGGACGTGCCGGGCCGGGCGGCGCCGGTGATCGGCCTCCGACAGCTCCCGGCGGATGCTCTCGCACGGCGCCTCGCGGCCCGCGCGGTCGGCCTGCAGCGCGGTGCGCGCCTCGAAGACCGCCTGCCGCGCGCCGCCCGCGGAGATGCCGAGCACCGTGCCGACGGACGCGTAGTCGAGGTCGGCGAGCTCGCGCAGCAGCAGCGCCTGGCGGGCGCGCGGCGGCAGGCCACGGATCCCCTCCAGGAGCGCGGCGAGGTCCTCGCGCAGCTCGACGGTCTCCGCCGGCGCGGGCGCGCAGCCGGCGGCGCCGCTCTCGGTGAGCTCCTCGGCCAGCTCGGCGGTCGGCCGGCGGCGGCGCATGAGCGAGATCGACTCGTTGTGCGCGATCCGGAACAGCCAGGCGCGGACCGCGACGTCCTGCTCGCGACCGTCGAGCGCCAGGAACGCCTTCGTCATCGCGTTCTGGGTCGCGTCGCGCGCGTCCTCGTCGTGGCGCAGGATCGAGCGGCAGTACAGCTCCAGCCGCAGCTGGTAACGGGAGAACAGCACGCCGAACGCCTCGTGGTCGCCGCGGGAGGCCCGGCGGGCCAGCGCGTCGTCACCGGTGGCACGGAGGAGGCGGACGGGGGTCATGGTGTCTCGATCGGCGGCTGGGGGCGGAGGGACTGAAGAGGTGGTGAAGCAGCGGCGCCGGGACGGGCCCGGCGCCGCGGGTCGATCAGGTGCCGTAGCTCCCGGCGGGGAGATCGTCGGCGGGCTGCTGCTGGCCGGCGCCGGGGCGCGGGCCGTGCGGGCGGCCGCCCGGACGCGGGCAGTCGCCGCGGTCGCCGCTCGGGCGGTCGGCGACGTCGGTCGGGTAGCCGCTGTCGTCGGTCGGGTAGCCGCTGTCCTCGTCGGCGCCCTCGATGGCGTCGAGCTGGGCCTGGGCGGCGGTCCGGGTGGCGGCGATCTGCGTCGCGGCCTCACCGAGCGCGGTGGTGGCGGCGTCGGTCAGCTCGTCGTCGGCGGCGGTCTCGGCGAGCTCGTCGATCTCGTCGTCGGCGTGCTCGACGATCCGGTCGAGGACGTCGGCGTAGTCGGCCTTGTCGTCCTCGCCGAGCGCGGCGATCGCGGCGACGATGCGGTCGCGCCCGTCGAGGGCGGCGTCGATCGTGGTGGTCGCGGCGGTCGAGACGTCCTCCCCGGCCCCGTCGAGGATCGCGGCGGCCCCGCCGACGATGCGGTGGTCGGTGCGCGTGACGGCGGCGGCCGCGGCCTCGCCGGTGCTCGCGGCGGCGGTGACGCGCTTGACGGCCGAGCCGGTCGCCGAGGCGAGGTGGCGCCGCGAGGCGGTCAGGCTCGAGACGGCGCCGGCGGTCTCGCCGTCGTCGGCCCGGTCCTGCGCGCGCTCGAGCGCGCGCTCGGCGCTCTTGAGCTTCGACGCGATCCGCGTGGGGGCCTTGACGTGGTCCCCGCGGTCCGCCTGCGCCGCGGTCGGGACTCCGGCGGCGAGACCGGCGACCAGGGCGAGGGCCCCGGCCTTCCTGGTGATGGACATCGCTCTCCTTGGGTGTTGGGGTGGCGGTCCTGGACATCGGTGTCCGAGACCGTGCCTTGAGGACGCGACGACCGGGCCGCACGTCAGGAGCGGCGCCGCGCTCTTACGCGATCCTTCGGTTGCGCGTTCTTCGGTGGCTCTCACGAACGCCGGGGGCGTCGCGCGCGTCATGGGGTCATGCACGTCCCCGACGCCCCCGCGCGCCGCCGGCGCCCCGGCGAGCCGATCCCCGGCAGCGCCCATCGCGCCGGCCGCCTGGCCGCGCGCTGCGACGCCGACCGCGGGCGCCTCGCGCAGCTCCTGACCGAGGAGCTCCTGACCGTGCGGGAGACGTTCGCGGTCGCCCGGGACGAGCCCGATCCCGCCGTGCTGGCCGCCCGGCTGCTGGCCACGGTGCTGCCCCGGGCGATCCCGCCGCTCGCGGTCGCGGCGCTGGCCGGCGAGCTCGCCGCGGTCGCCGCCGAGGGCGGCGGCAGCGTGAGCGACGTGGACGTGCGCGTGTGGTTCATCGCCTGGTCCCTGGGCGACGTCGCGCATCAGCCTGGCTCGCGCAGGACGTAGCCGACGTTGCGGACCGTGTGGATCAGGCGCGGCTCGCCGGCCGCCTCGGTCTTGCGGCGCAGGTAGCCGATGTACACGCCGAGCGAGTTGGACTCGGCGCCGAAGTCGTACCCCCAGACGCGCAGCAGCAGCTGCGAGCGCTCGATGACGTGCCCGGCGTTGGCGGCGAGCTGGTCGAGCAGCAGGAACTCGGTGCGGGTGAGCTGCAGGAGCCGGTCGCCGCGGTAGGCCTGGTGGGCGGGGAGGTCGATCCGCAGGTCGGCGTAGCAGCGCTCGACGGGCGCGGGCGCGCTGCCGCGCGTGCTGCGGCGGTGGATCGCGCGGACGCGCGCGAGCACCTCGCGGAGCGCGAACGGCTTGCCGACGACGTCGTCGGCACCGGCGTCGAGGGCGGCGACGCGGTCGTCGATCCCGTCGCGGTCGCACAGCAGCACCACCGGGACGGGGTCGCCCGCGGCCCGCAGGCGGCGGCAGGTCTCCAGGCCGTCGACGAACGGCAGGCCGCGGTCCAG containing:
- a CDS encoding sigma-70 family RNA polymerase sigma factor, with product MTPVRLLRATGDDALARRASRGDHEAFGVLFSRYQLRLELYCRSILRHDEDARDATQNAMTKAFLALDGREQDVAVRAWLFRIAHNESISLMRRRRPTAELAEELTESGAAGCAPAPAETVELREDLAALLEGIRGLPPRARQALLLRELADLDYASVGTVLGISAGGARQAVFEARTALQADRAGREAPCESIRRELSEADHRRRPARHVRGHLRGCACCRDWSTALDTRRQRLSVLPGAAGLAGGSLWGWLSGALGVGASGTAGAVGTSFGGGLALNGKAVAALAAVAAGATPVAVHEVERRAAPSPAETRAATSGAPASPADGATAAVARPATATPVRTALRTTAAPRTLAPVAATGTAAPTRDRDATPRPEADPDGRGTAQDRPAGSRRDRDAWSGDAPLGADAESDGAHVAGPGWSGPSARRDGARRGDDTTTPTPDATADDERPTSPTGAARPAGQRPARGPGAGRRPAATTTEATAGTDTAPATTTTDAAPATAPTQPAADADADADGDDASATADPATEETP
- a CDS encoding response regulator transcription factor, translating into MFVADAPAQTLTVLVVEDDPELRVGVARGVAAAGWTALVAGDGMEALAVLREQRVDAVLLDRGLPFVDGLETCRRLRAAGDPVPVVLLCDRDGIDDRVAALDAGADDVVGKPFALREVLARVRAIHRRSTRGSAPAPVERCYADLRIDLPAHQAYRGDRLLQLTRTEFLLLDQLAANAGHVIERSQLLLRVWGYDFGAESNSLGVYIGYLRRKTEAAGEPRLIHTVRNVGYVLREPG